In Parasteatoda tepidariorum isolate YZ-2023 chromosome 2, CAS_Ptep_4.0, whole genome shotgun sequence, one DNA window encodes the following:
- the LOC139427241 gene encoding uncharacterized protein, which translates to MPAIRRRNISGRRQRNEWRNSKRESISRRRESPPLQIRDFYKSALTVHDDCDPFTIGSMTFICNFCHAKHFMLEKTGSSNEYGICCQKGKVDLPLLSHSQYFENLITGVTSLDHTAKKRSQNYLDNIRSYNSAFAMISSETHLDESVTGGMYHFKIHDTFYHSVGSLIPSEGCQPKYAQNYFYDEDTAVEHRMREQANVKCDASIMHEIAVYLNRVNSYVQSFQTMGDLCRNSSDGNEKEMCMHITVNASSDQRRYNDATSTDVSNLLMLRWSTSWGKSCVLKTV; encoded by the coding sequence ATGCCTGCTATCAGGCGTCGAAATATCTCTGGCAGACGTCAGAGAAATGAATGGCGGAATTCTAAACGGGAAAGCATTTCTCGCCGAAGGGAATCGCCACCTCTACAAATTCGAGATTTTTACAAATCTGCATTGACTGTTCATGACGATTGTGACCCCTTTACTATTGGATCTATGacttttatttgtaacttttgtCATGCTAAGCATTTTATGTTAGAGAAGACAGGAAGTAGCAATGAATATGGTATTTGCTGTCAGAAAGGCAAGGTTGATCTTCCTTTATTGTCGCATTCacaatattttgagaatttgaTTACTGGTGTAACATCTTTAGACCATACTGCAAAGAAACGATCCCAAAATTATTTGGACAATATTCGCTCCTATAATTCTGCATTTGCCATGATAAGTTCTGAGACACACTTAGATGAAAGTGTAACCGGTGgaatgtatcattttaaaatccatgACACATTTTACCATAGTGTTGGTTCACTTATACCAAGTGAAGGTTGTCAGCCAAAGTACGCTCAGAATTACTTTTATGATGAAGATACAGCAGTTGAACACAGAATGCGTGAACAAGCTAATGTCAAATGTGATGCGAGCATTATGCATGAAATAGCTGTATATCTGAACAGAGTGAATTCATATGTCCAATCTTTTCAAACAATGGGTGATCTCTGTAGGAATTCCAGTGATGGAAATGAAAAGGAAATGTGCATGCACATCACTGTCAACGCGTCGTCTGATCAACGACGATACAATGATGCCACAAGTACAGATGTTAGCAATCTTTTGATGCTTAGATGGAGTACCTCCTGGGGTAAAAGCTGTGTATTAAAAACTgtgtaa
- the LOC139427242 gene encoding ATP-dependent DNA helicase PIF1-like, translating to MMPGEERTYISCDSVVTDNEHEQTLYPTEFLNSLSVSGLPPHKLTLKKNAIVLLIRNLNTSKALINGTRMRVKRLHQNCLDCEVLTGASSGQRILIPRINLKSSGTLLPFILNRIQFPMILAFAMTINKSQGQSINKVGIYLPQPVFANGQLYVAASRARLFDSLKFFIADTDEQGHLKNDQRVFTKNIVYKELL from the coding sequence ATGATGCCAGGTGAAGAAAGAACTTACATCAGTTGTGACTCTGTGGTTACTGACAACGAACATGAACAGACTCTCTATCccactgaatttttaaatagcctTTCAGTGAGTGGCTTACCTCCTCACAAActcacattgaaaaaaaatgccattGTTTTACTGATACGTAACCTTAACACTTCAAAGGCACTTATTAATGGTACGAGAATGCGCGTCAAAAGGTTGCACCAGAACTGTTTAGATTGCGAAGTTTTAACAGGTGCTTCATCTGGACAGCGAATTTTGATTCcaagaataaatttgaaaagctcTGGAACACTActaccatttattttaaacagaattcaATTTCCGATGATTCTTGCTTTTGCTATGACAATAAACAAATCACAAGGACAATCAATTAATAAGGTTGGTATTTACTTACCGCAACCAGTTTTTGCAAATGGACAGTTGTATGTGGCTGCCAGTCGAGCCCGATTATTTGATagcttaaagttttttattgctGATACAGATGAGCaaggacatttaaaaaatgatcagagagtctttacaaaaaatatagtttataaagaacttttgtga